The window TTTGATAATTTCATTTGTCAATCTATCATTTGTTGCTTCTAGAGCATCCTTTGTCTGCTTCAGCTGGTAGAATAAAAGGTTATATGGGTTTTTAAGGTTAGTCTCTACTACTACTTTATAAATAAGATAAAAGGAAATAACCTTAAATACATGGCCGAAAACATTTGACAGTCCATAGACATCTACATAGAAAGTGAATGCAAGCTCAGAAATAATTGTAAAGATTAATGCAGCTATTAGCAGTGTTATAACTTTATGATGAAAACGCCCTCTATATTTATAAAGCAAATACGCTGTTAACAGCAGGATTGAGGATATAATATATTCACTATAAATTTTAAAGTCGGTTAGGCCCTCACCGGGAACAAAACATTCCGGAAATATACCCCAGTAAAACACACTTGATAAAAGGGCAACTGCCAATACAAAATGTCCCCCAACTATGACAGCTGGCCTTATGGTTTTAAAAAGCAATGCAATGGCAAGGAACAGGGATATACTTTCAACATATCTGGCTATAATCCACAGTTGGGTCGCTAGATTTGCAGTATCTCCCGGGAATACGCCCATTCCATTATATGCAAGGGTATGCAGCAAATCATAAAATCCTATAAAACCATAAGAAATTCCCAGAAACATAAAGTAGCTGTTCTGGGCAATGTTATAGGTATTTAAAGCTATTATAAAAATAGAAAAAGCCACAAGTATTGCAAACAATTCTATAATGGTATGAAATAAAATAAAGTTTAAGCTCATAAGTATAAAGGAAGTCACGGCAAGTAAAATGCTTATAAATACTATCTTTTTATAATTAATAATGTCAACCTGTTGTTTATCCTGCAAAGATTTCATATTTTAATGTCCTTTCATTAGCAGGTTGTTTAATTAGTAGGTTGTTATCAGGTTTTTAATACTTGCATACTTTTTTTCACCAATTCCTGATACCTGCTTTATCTCATCAATATTCTTAAAACCGCCGTTTTGCTCTCTATAGTCTATAATCCTTAATGCCAGGGCAGGACCTATTCCCGGCAGCTTCTCCAGCTCATTTTGTGAGGCTGTATTAATATTTATTAGTTGGCTGCTGCCAGAGTTGTTTCCTTGAACAGCTTTTTGCACATTTTGGCTGTTCTTGACAAGTGATGGAACATGGATCTTTTGTCCATCCCTTAACACTTCTGCCAGGTTCAATTTATCCAAATCCGCATCAGGAAGGGGAATGGCCTTTTTAACTGCGTCATCAACTCTTTTATCCCTGGAAAATTCATAAATACCAGGGTTTACAACCTGGCCCGAAACATGTACCACAACCTGCCCTGTGGCTGCCTCAGCTTCCATTTCAGCTTTTTCTTTAAAAACTACAGGTTCATTTGTATTGTTCATCCTTGCATAATATGCACCGGAGCTAAATATTACTGCAGCGGCTAGAATAACAAGTATTATATGTGGTTTTTGAAAATTCATCTGCTCACCTCTTTACAAAATACCTGGAATACCCTGTAAACAAAATACTACATTAATATACAAATATCCTTCTTTTTTACATAAAGAGGTGTCTTATCACAGGCAG of the Desulfitibacter alkalitolerans DSM 16504 genome contains:
- a CDS encoding helix-hairpin-helix domain-containing protein, with the protein product MNFQKPHIILVILAAAVIFSSGAYYARMNNTNEPVVFKEKAEMEAEAATGQVVVHVSGQVVNPGIYEFSRDKRVDDAVKKAIPLPDADLDKLNLAEVLRDGQKIHVPSLVKNSQNVQKAVQGNNSGSSQLININTASQNELEKLPGIGPALALRIIDYREQNGGFKNIDEIKQVSGIGEKKYASIKNLITTY